CCTGAGCGAACGGCGTGGAGGCCGAGCCGCTGGTGCTGACATTCAGGGACAACGAGGCGGTCACATCGCTGTTCGATGCGTTCATGAACACCGCAACGAACGAGCGGCTGTCGCTGCTCGATTGCTCGGTGGCGGGGCGCACTACGTCTTCGTACACAGCTTGGCAGTAGTACCAGTAGGAACTGCACCCGTAGCCATAACCATAAACATCTCGGTAGCCCACGAAAACAGACTCGGTGTACGCGCCGCGCGCGGTGGCGCTCACCGACACGGTGTCGCTGTAGTTGTACGACACCGAGCCAAGCGGGCCGCCATTGCTGTAGCTGAGGGCCATGGAAGCCGAAGCGCTCGCCGACTCGACGTTGGAGCACCAGTAGTACGAGGTACAAGCCTGCGGGTTCAGTGCTTCGGCAAACACGCTGGCATCTGCCTTGATCACCAGGATCGACTGGGCGGACAGCGTGATGTTGTTCGAGCCGTAGTAACTGTAAGCCGATCCCGAGGCCACCGAGGCGCTGTACGAAGTACCCGGCCCATATGCGCTGCCGTGCACCGACAGCGAAGTGGTGCTCAACGAAGCCGACCCAGAAGCGTTGTCCAGAGAGGACTCGACGGATTTTGTGAAGGACAGCAGGCCCTGACGCGAACGCCCGAAGGAATCGGATTCACCGTAGGTCGAGTCCGACACGCTGAGGCTCATGGTGGAGGTGCCCGCATTGTTCATCAGCGTGAACGCGGCGCCATCCAGCGGATTGAGATCGATGAGTTGGAAGCTGAGGTTGTGGATCGAAGCAGACGACTGCACGGCGGCAGACGCCAACGAAGTAGACAGGCCGAGCGCGCAGAGCAGCGTGGCCTTGACGAATGAACGCATGTTGACTCCCTGTATGAACGAAACAGACGGGGAGAGAAGTTACAGGAACGTCGGCTTTGAAACAGATCGACCACCCCCTAGGACAAGGGAGGACATTCGGCTGATGACACCCTCTGTTGAAAACAGGGGCTCATCTCGTGAGCCAATCACATCTGCCAGCGTTTCAGCCCAGCAAGGTCACAGCACGCGCGAGACGATCCATCTCATCCGTCAGGGCCTCCATCCGGCCCGCCAGTTCCTGCCAATTCTCCGATGGCGACGCTCGCGATGCAGAACGGGTGTCGTAAAGCAACTGCCGTGCGTCGTGCGCCAGCGTGCGCACCGTCGCCCCCAGTTGATCCCGTTGCTGCTCGTGGCTGCGCGCCAGGGTCTGGGCCTCTTGCTCGAAGGCCTGGGTGACGAGGTTGAAGAGGCTGAGCACCGAACTGGCAGACTCCACCAGACCTGCCTGCACGGCGGGCTCCAGTGGGACGCCCTGGCGAAGACTCCGAAGAATCTGCTCGGCCAGCCCCACGAAGGCCTGGGTGCGCTGACGCGCCTGCGTCGGACCGTCGAAGACCAGTCGCAGGTGCTCGCTGAACAACCCCGGATAGCCATCGCCCCCTTCCGTGAGCCGGCGCTGGCTGGCCGCCAGTTGCTGCAACACCTCTTCGGCTGTCTGGACAGCGTCCGCCTGGCCCTGCCCGGCGAGCACGATGAACAGCGTCAGCCGCTGCGACAGCATCCGCTGTCGACCGGAAAGGTTGATGAGGCGGGACAGCATGTCGGCGCCT
This is a stretch of genomic DNA from Aquabacterium olei. It encodes these proteins:
- a CDS encoding type IV pili methyl-accepting chemotaxis transducer N-terminal domain-containing protein, with amino-acid sequence MVPSSLLPIGSALTQPGADMLSRLINLSGRQRMLSQRLTLFIVLAGQGQADAVQTAEEVLQQLAASQRRLTEGGDGYPGLFSEHLRLVFDGPTQARQRTQAFVGLAEQILRSLRQGVPLEPAVQAGLVESASSVLSLFNLVTQAFEQEAQTLARSHEQQRDQLGATVRTLAHDARQLLYDTRSASRASPSENWQELAGRMEALTDEMDRLARAVTLLG
- a CDS encoding PEP-CTERM sorting domain-containing protein; amino-acid sequence: MRSFVKATLLCALGLSTSLASAAVQSSASIHNLSFQLIDLNPLDGAAFTLMNNAGTSTMSLSVSDSTYGESDSFGRSRQGLLSFTKSVESSLDNASGSASLSTTSLSVHGSAYGPGTSYSASVASGSAYSYYGSNNITLSAQSILVIKADASVFAEALNPQACTSYYWCSNVESASASASMALSYSNGGPLGSVSYNYSDTVSVSATARGAYTESVFVGYRDVYGYGYGCSSYWYYCQAVYEDVVRPATEQSSSDSRSFVAVFMNASNSDVTASLSLNVSTSGSASTPFAQAAALGAPLPAVPEPGTWGLLAAGMLTVGSLNLRRRRQG